The nucleotide sequence GCCGGGATGATGAACCACGCGGCGTAGAGCATGCCCGCGAATTCCCGGGTGCCGCCCGCCTTCTCCCAGTTGCGGCGGATCTCGAGCGGGTCGGTGCCCACCTTGTACTTGGCGTCGTTGCGCGCGACGTAGGGCAGCAGCGCCTCCTGGAACTGGCGATCACGGCTGCGCGGCTGCAGGTCCCAGGTCTTCTCCAGCGTCGAGCGGCTCGCGTCGGTCGACGAGTCGAGCAGGAACCGGTGCGCCTTGGACGGGAACGTGGTGGCGTACCAGGTGCCGAGCCACGTGCCGTACGAGTAACCGATGTAGCTGGTCTTCTTCTCCCCGAGCAGCACCCGGATGAAGTCCATGTCGTACGCGGTCTGCTCGGTGGTGATGAACTTCGTCAGCGGGTTCTTGAGGCAGCCCTCGACCTTCGCCCGGCTGATCACGTTCTGGTCCGTGCTGTCCGGGACGGTGTAGCTACAGGTCAGCGGGGTGCTCTGGCCGACGCCGCGGGGGTCGAAACCGACGAAGTCGTACTGCGAGGCCAGCACGGGGCTGCGCATCGCCATCGCGGCGCCCCACGGGAGGCCTTCGCCGCCGGGGCCGCCGGGGTTGACCAGCGCGATGCCCTGCCTGCCGGTGCCGGGGTAGGCGGTCGCGGTCTTGGAGACGCGGACGCCGATGGTGTTGCCGTCCTGCGGGTTGTGCCAGTCACGCGGCACCTGGACGGTGGCGCAGGCGAGACCCTTGACCTTCTTCAGCTCGGCTTCCGTCGCCGGCGCGACCGAGGGGAACGAGCACTCGCCCCAGGCCACGGCCTGTTTGGCCAGCGCGCCGGCGAGCGCCGCGGTGTCCGGCTCGGCCTTGACCGCGGGTGCCGCACCCGCTGCCGGGGCCAGCACCAGGCCGGAGGCCAGGAACGCGCCGGCGACCACGGCCACCGTGCCCCTCCGCGTCTTTCTCGTACTACTGATCACCATGATCCCTTTCGACAGGAGCCCCCGACGTCCGTACGTGAAGTAAAGACGGGTGATCAGGTTTCCCACACGGCCGGTAGATGGCGGATACCCGACATGGCAGGATCTCGACACTCGCGTGATCAGACCCGTAACTCGCGTGATCAGAGGCGTAACTCGCGTGTTCCGCATTCAAGCACGCGAGTTACGTCCCTGATCACGCGAGTTACGCCTTCCCTCACGGATGCAGGCCGGGTCCGTGATCGGGGTCGGTCGACGGCGCGATCGGGGTCGGGCTGAGCGACGCCTCGTCCTCCCCCTCCTCCAGCAGGGTCGCCGCAGCGCCGACCACTTTCAGATCCGGGTCACCGACGGCGTCCTCGTCCTTGTCCGCGTAGTCCACGCGGGCGAGGACGCTGCGCATCGCCTCGATACGCGCACGCTTCTTGTCGTTGCTCTTGACCACCGTCCACGGCGCGATCTCCGTGTCGGTGGACCGGAACATCGCGACCTTCGCCTCGGTGTAGGCGTCCCAGCGGTCGAGCGACTTGATGTCGTTGGGACTCAGCTTCCATTGCCGCACCGGGTCGACCTGCCGGATGAGGAACCGGGTGCGCTGCTCGGATCTCGACACCGAGAACCAGAGTTTGACGAGCACGATCCCGTCGTCGACGAGCATCTCCTCGAACGTCGGCGCCTGCCGCATGAAGCGCTCGTACTGCTCGTCCGTGCAGTACCCCATCACCCGTTCGACGCCGGCCCGGTTGTACCAGGATCGGTCGAACAGCACGAGCTCGCCCTCGGTGGGCAGGTGGTTCACGTAGCGCTGGAAGTACCACTCCCCCTGCTCGCGTTCGGTGGGCTTGCTCAGCGCCACCACTCGCGCGCCACGCGGGTTGAGGTGTTCGGTGAACCGTTTGATGGTGCCACCCTTGCCCGCCGCGTCGCGTCCCTCGAACAGAATCACCATCCGGCCGCCGGTGTCCTTGATCCAGTACTGCAGTTTCAGCAGTTCGATCTGCAGCGACCGTTTCACGACGTCGTATTCCTCACGCGACATTCGCGTCGTGTACGGGTAGTTCTCCCGCCAGGTGTCGATCGGCGAGCCGTCGGGGCGGAGCAGGACCGGATCGTCGGCGTCGTCGTAGTCGACGACGAGACGCTGGTCCCTCAGTTCCGGGAAGTACGAGTGATCGAGCACGCGCCGCTGATACCCACGCCGGACGGCGCGCAAACGCGGCGCGTCAACCACCGAGCCCTTCGGCGAACCGTCGCGCCGCTTCGAGATCGACCGTACCGGGTCGGTTCTTGCCGATCCCGCCGACGAGCCTGAATGGCAGCCAGGTGTCGAAACCCCGGCACGAGAACGCGCCCACCACGTCGAAGCCTTTACGGCCTAGCGTCCGTGCCAGACGACGGGTGTAGCGCCGGAATCGCGGTTCCGGCAACCCGCTGGCGCTGAACACGAACGCCTTCCTTCGCTGCTTCGGCGGCATCTCCTCGGCGAGACGCCGCAGGCGGGGATGGAAGTCCATGCCGAAGATCCCCGAGCCGAAACCCACAAGGTCACAGGAATCGAGCTCGGCGGGGTCGATCTCCTCGGGGCTGACGACGCGGGCGCCGAGAACCCCGGCCAGCACTTCGGCGACCCTCGCCGTGTTGCCGTGGGACACCGAAACGCACACGATGACGACCTTCATGCCGATCCTCCACTTCGCCGGTTCTTTCCCCTTGAGAACCGGGCAGCGGCGTAGAACGTGACGTCACCCTTCGCGCAGGTGATCCCGCAGCGCCCGCGCCACGCGGGCCATCAGCACTTCGGCCTCCGGCTGGATCGCGGCGGGCACCCGGGATCCGGTCAGCGCGGCGATCGCGTACAGCCCGCCGTCGGCGTGTTCGACCACCCCGACCTCGTGCCGCAGGTTGAGCACCGTGCCGGTCTTGGACGACCATTTCGCGGCGTCGGAGACGAAATCCGGGCTCAGCCGCTGACGCAGCAGGTTCAGCCCCATGAGTTCACGCACCCGCGCCGCCACTTCCGCGTCTACTTTGGACGGCTTCCACAGCGCTTCGAGCAGGTTCACGAACGCGCGGGCCGAACCGGAACTCGCCCGGGTGACGTCGAGCTGCGGAACGGGATGGCCTTGCCCGGCGGTGCCCGCGTTGATCGCGAGCGCGTGCGCGAGGTGGACGTCGGCCGGGGCGAACCGTTCGGCGGGCGTGTCGCTGAGGTCTGCGGCCGGATGCCGTGCGGTGATCCCCGAAACGCCCCATTCGCGCGTCATCCTGGTGACCTCGGCGGGAGGTGTCAGCGCGAAGAGCGCGTCCGCGGCAGTCTCGTCGCTGATGGCCATCGTCAGGTAGAGCAGGTCGTCGATCGCCACCCTGGCCGGATGCCGGAACCGCGTCAGCCCGGTCGGTCCGGGGGCGGTGGCCCGCCCCGGCTCGACGTCGATCGGCGCGGAGCCGTCCAGCTCGCCCCGGCGGATCCGCTCCAGGGTCGCCGCGGCGAGCGGGATCTTCACCAGCGAGGCGCTCGGGAACTCCAGGTCCGGGTCGATGCCGACTTCGTATCCGGTCCGCAGATCGCGCACGAGGAACGAACCCCGCAGGCCGCCGTCGTCCAGCTCGGCGCGCAGCCCGAGGAGCAGGGTCTCCGTGTTCATGTCGTCTCCTCCGCGCCGAGACACCGGGCGATGTCCGGCCACAATCGTGCCCGGAGCCGCTGCGCGTCCTCGCCGGGCCCCGCCGTGATCTCGAAGCCGCGCGCGAGCCGGACCTCGCCGATCGGCCGCCAGTTCAGGCCGAGGTCGGTCGCCTGGGCCGTCGAACACAGCAGCAGATCGTCCGAACCGAACACCGCCGCGGCGGCCGCGGTGAGGGCATCGGCGACGGTCACCTGCGCGGGTCGCAAGCCCACCGAGTCACGGATGCGGAAGAGGCGATCCCGGATATGCGGCACGTCGTCCTCCGGCTGGATCCAGACCCGGCGAGGCACCCGGCCGGACCGGCCGACCCGCAGCGTTTCCAGGTGGAGCGCGCCCGCTCGCGACCTTCCCCCGCCCGCCAGCCCGAGTGGCACCGTCCAGCTGCCCTCTTCGGCGGGAACGGCCGTGAGCGCCGCGCGGACCTCCTGTGTGCGCACGAGTTCCGCCCGCTCCCCCGGCGGCGCCTGCCGGAACTCCAGGAAGACGTCCAGCGCTCGCGCCGCCGCGTCGAGTTCGGCGAGCTCACGGACGGTGCAGGTGCCCGGCATCGCCAGCCGCATCGGGCGCAGTTTGGCGCGCTGCGCGTCGTGCTCGAGGGCGTCGGCCAGTGACACCAGCCGTTTCGCCGACGGCAGCATGTCGCGGCCGAACGGCGTGAGCACGGCGCGGCGAGTGGAGCGGTCGAACAGCCGCTCGCCGAAATGCCGTTCCAGCGCGGCGATCCGGCGGCTCGCCACCGGCTGCGGGATGCGCGCGATCGCGGCTCCCGCGGTGAAGGTCCCGGCTTCGCTCACGCTCACGAACGCCCGGCAGCTCCCGATCAGGTCCACGACCACATGCTATGCCGATAATGCATGAAAGAGGTCGTTGGTGTCTTGGACAGCATGACCGGCGCTGGACAGACTGCGTGCATGTCCGTCACTTCTCGCCGCTGGGCCGCCCTGCTGGCGCTCTCGGTCGCGTCACTCGCCGCATGTTCCACACCCGCCCCCGCACCGCCGCCCACGGCCGCCACACCGGTCGCGGCGTCCGGGCGTGCCGACTTCGAACAGCTCGAACGCGCCTACCGCGCCCGGCTCGGGGTGTACGCGGTGGACACCGCGACAGGCCGAGAGGTCGCCTTCCGAGCCGACGAACGCTTCGCCTACGCCTCGACGCACAAGGTGTTCAGCGCCGGTGGCGTCCTGCAGCGGACGCCGGTCGCCGACCTGGACCGCACGGTGACCTACGAACGCAAGGACCTGGTCGTGAATTCGCCGGTCACGGAGAAACACGTGGCGACGGGGATGCCGCTGCGCGCCGTCATGGACGCGACCCTCCGGTACAGCGACAACACCGGCGGAAACCTGCTCTTCCGCGAACTCGGCGGCCCCGCAGGGCTCAACGCGGTCCTGCGCGCGATCGGCGACACCACGAGCCACGCCGACCGGATCGAACCGGAACTCAACGACACCGCGCCCGGCGACACCCGGGACACCAGCACACCGCGTGCGCTCGCCGTGAGCCTGCGCGCCTTCGCCCTCGGCGACGCCCTCCCCGAGGACAAACGCAAGATCCTGGTCGACATGATGCGGGCCAGCACCACCGGCGACCAGAACATCCGCGCCGGGGTGCCCGGCTGGCCGGTCGCCGACAAGACCGGAACGGCGTCCTACGGCACGCGCAACGACATCGGGGTCGTGTGGCCGCCGGGCCGCGCGCCGATCGTCGTCTCGGTACTGACCGACCGGTCGGAGAAGGACGCCGGGATCGACAACAAGCTCCTGGCCGACGCCACCGCGGCCGCGGTGAAAGCCCTCCCCTGAGCGAACCGCCGGGACGGACGAGGTTCCGTCCCGGCGGGATTCAGCGGCTCAGCGACGGCAGGGGTTGCCCGCCGGATGTGCCGGGGTTCCGTGCACGTCGGCCTGGGACTCCGCGAGCACGATCTTCGCGAGCGCGGTGTCCAGCGCGACGGCCTGCTGCTTCACCACGCCGTTCGCCACGGTCTGGCCGTTGAGCTTCAGCGAACCGATGACCAGCGGGATGGTCAGCGGCGCCGACCCGACGGTGATCGACTCGCCGTTGATCTTCAGCGAGGCGACGTGCGAACTGCCCGCCAGCACCGGCGCGAGCCCGCCCGGCGACGGCTGACAGGTCGCGGTCGCCTGTGACTGGATCACGCCGAGTTCGACGGTCAGCCCGAGCGTGCTGATCACCGTCTTGTCGATCTTGGCCGACGCCAGCGCGCGATCGCCCGCGGCCGGAGCCGCCGACTGGTCGTCCGGCGTGAGATCGGTCGACGCGGTCAGCACCTTGGTGTCGACCTTGATCAGGCCGGCGTTGAGCGTCGCGGCGGCGACGGTGCTGCTGTCGTCGGCACAGGGCAGGTTCGCCGGGTTGGCCCGCGCCGCGGTCACCCCGAGGACGTTCGCCGCGGTGCCGGTGCAGGAGAAGACGCCGTCACGGTCGTCGTCGACGATCGTGCCGACGCCGGTCGCGTCGATGAGGCCGGCGCCCGACGGGGCCGAGAGGTTCACCGTGAACGTCTCGTTCGGCTCGTCGACGGTGTCCGGGTTGACCAGGACGGTCACCGGTCTGGCCGTCTGGCCGGGAGCGAACGTGACCATCCCGCTCGCCGCCGTGTAGTCGGCGGGCGCGGACGCGGTGCCGTTGGCGGTCGCGTACTGGACCGTCACCGGATTCGGGCTGGGGCCGCCGAGCAGCGACACCGTGAACGTCGCCGGCACCTGCGCGCCACCGGAGCCTTCGCCGACGGTCACGTCGTCGATGCTCAAGCCGAGCACGCGCACGGTCGTGGTCTCGATGTACCCTCGCGAAACCCCGTCGACCTGGTAGTCGACGACGCATTGGTAGGTACCGGGAGCGGCACCGGCGGCGGCTTTGATCGTCTCGGTGAACGTGGCCACCCCGCCGCTGGTCACCTTGACGCTGCCCGGATCGTTCGTGGCGGTGAGCTGCGGGTCGCAACTGGTCACCTTCGGGGTCACCGTGACCTCGATGGACTTGATACCGTCCAAAATGGCCTGGGAGACCTGACCGGCCGGGACGTTGTTCAGCAGCACGCCACCCGTGGCCGAGGTGATGGCGGAAGCCTGCCCCGTGGCGTCGAGCGCGCCGACGTTGACGGCGACCACGCGGATCTTCGCCGCCTGCAACGCCGCGATGGTCTGGGCCAGGGTGTGCCCGCCGCTCGGGTCGTGCGACGGCGCGTCGCCGAACCACGCGATGATGCGGGTGCCGTCCGGCCGGAAGGCGACCGCCCCGGTGGCGAGCTGGTAGAGCGCGTTCAAGTTCGCCTCCGGCGTGTCCCCGCCGCCCGAGGCCGCCCATTGGTTGATCCCCGTCTGGACGGCGGTCGTGTCCCCGGTGATGCCCTGATTGACCTTGAACGGCACCGAGTCGGTGAAGTCCTTGTACTCGGCGACACCGAACTGCGCGGTCGGCTGCGCGGCGAGGACGTCGGCGGTGATGGCGCCGGCGTTCGTCCGCACGTTGCCGATCGGCCCGCCCATGCTGCCCGTGGTGTCCGCGAGCAGGACGAGGTCGGGATTCGGCGGCACGGCCGAGGTCGTCACGTTCTTGGTCACGGTCGTGCTCTGCCCCGCGTTCAGGGTGAGATCGAGCGTGGCCGGGTCCACTCCCGGTGGAGCCGCGGCGGCGACCGCGGTGGAGGCGAGCATCGACGAAACGGCGGCCAGGACGGCGAGCAATGGTCTTCGTGACATGGACTTCCCTTTCGAGACCCGGCCGGAGCCGGAATACCTGTGGGCTCCTGAAGAAGACGGAATTTTTCGCATTTCGTTAGCGCGAGAACCGGGCTTCACCCGGAGCGCCCTGTGTCAAGGTTCCCAACGGGGCTGTTACCGAGGGTCCGGGCTACGCGGACCAGGTGCGCATTGCACCGTCCAGCCGAAGGCGCTTCGGCACCTCTCACTCTTCAGTGTGAGAGGTGCCGAAGATTTCGGCGTTTTCCGTGGTCACCGCGCCGGGCAAAAATCCGAATTCACCGGCGAATACTCACCGAATGTCGCAACGGTCGATACCTCGGCGAGACCTCGATCAGTAGACGCACTGGATGATCGCGTCGTCCAAGCGGATGTACTTCGCCGGCCCGCCGTTGTTGCCGTAGATCGGCTGGAGATAGACGGTACCCACGCCGTTCAGATTGAGATTGTTCAGCGTGATGATCTGATAACCCGCCCGGTCGTCGATCCACTTCACCGTGTGGGAGATTTTCCGCCAGCCGACGGGGTCCCAGATCTCGAGGCCGATGTTCGCCCCGCCGCCGACCGGGTCGGCGTGGATCGCGGCGGCGCAATTCGATCGATTCGCCGGGAAACTCGCGAGCGACTTCGCGGTCCTCATCGCCGACCAGCCGTTGTCGGCGAAGAGCCAGCCGTTGTTGTTGCCGGTCCGCGCCACGCCCATGCCGATGTCGAACCACGAATGCCCGTCACCGCCTTGGATTCCCCGCTCCCATACGCCATGGGGATTCGATTCGTAACCGTCGGACCACTGCACGATCCCGGCGTGTGCCGTCCCCGCGACACCCACGAGTGCCATCAAAAACACCGACACGACGGCGAATATCTTCTTGAACACGAGAGTTCCCCCTCTTCGCGTGAATTGAACCCTGCCAGGGGAACAGAGTCCGGAACGCGTGCACAAGGGCCCTTCGCGCGCACAATCGACTGCCTCTCAGGACAGTGCCTAAGCGAGGTCGGCGGGCCGCGTCCGCAGTTTGGCGGCGATCCGCGCCAGCGCATGCTGATCCTCCGCGGTCAACGGGTCGAGAACGAGCTCCCGCACCGAACGGACGTGCGCGGGAGCGGCCGCGACGACCACGTCGTAGCCGTCGTCGGTGAGCACGGCGAGCGTGTACCGGCCGTCTCCGGGATCCGGCGTCCGCTCCACCCAGCCCCGCTGCTCGAAGCGTTTGACCACATTGGACAGACGCGAGAGCGAGCCGTTGGCGAGGTAGGCCAGCTCGCTCATCCGCAGCCGCCGGTCCGGGGCCTCCGAAATATGACTGAGGGTCAGGTACTCGAACAGCGTCAGCCCGGCGTCCTGCTGCAGCGGCGACTCGAGCCGCCCCGGCAGCAAGAGGACCAGGGAGACCAGCCCGGTCCAGGCCTCCTTTTCGGCAGGGGTCAGCCACAACGCGTCGTCGGGGTCCGGGGTGGCCATGGCGGAACCTTACCCAGAGCTCGATCACTTCACACGTAAAGTCAAATCGTGCTACTTTGACTTCAAGCATGAAGTCAACGAGGGGATTCACCATGACCCAGCCGGAGTTCTTCGCCACACCCGGCTACGGCGACCGGCAACTGAAGGTGATGCGCTACAGCCAGGCGGTGCGCGTCGGCGATCGCGTCGAGATCTCGGGGCAGGGCGGCTGGGACGACGACTTGAACTTCCCCGAATCGCTCGAAGAGGAGATCGTCAAGGCCTTCGAGAACGTCGGGCGGACCCTCGCCACGGCGGGCGCCACCTGGCGTGACGTCATCGCCGTGAACTCGTACCACGTCCCGGAAACTCCCGGTTTCCTCGGCGAGACCCACAACCGCGTGATGGTCGAGCAGTTCCGCGAGCACATGGGCGACCGCGCGCCGATCTGGACGGAGATCGGCGTCCCGGCCCTCGGCGCGCCGAAGATGCGGGTCGAGATCAGGGTCACCGCGATCACCGGACGCGCCCACGTGTGAACCCCGCACCCCTTGGGTACTCCCTCACTGCGCCCATGCTCTTGGCCAAGCTGGGAAACCCGCTAAGGAGAACGCGTGGGTATGACGAGAACACGACAGGCTTACGAATTCCCCACCGGCATCGCCCCGCCGCTGGGAGAGGTCCGGGCCTGGCTGCGAGAGCGGCTGAGCGAGGTCGGCCGCGCCACCATCGCGGACACCGAGCTGCTGACCACGGAACTGGTCACCAACGCGCACGAACACGCGGACGGCGTCGCCGAGCTCAGGGTCTCCGTACCCTCGGGCCGGGACGTCGTCCGCGTCGAAGTCGACGACCGCCGACCTCGGCTCCGGCCGTACCGCGTGGCCAAAGCGGATCCGACGAGCCCCCACGGGCGAGGGCTGGCACTGGTCGAGGCGATCAGCGACCGTTGGGGTGTGATCGCCCGCGCGGGACGCAAAACGGTGTGGGCGGAGATCCCGGTGCTCTGACACGATCATCCGGTGACAGCCTCGCGCAGCACCCTGATCGCGCCGATCCCGCGACCGGGTGATCACGTTCGCCTCGTCTCCCCCGCCAGCTTTCCCACCCGCGAGCAGGTCGCCGAAACCGCGGCCGTCCTGGAAAGCTGGGGGCTGGTCGTCGAAATCGGGACGCACGCGCTCGATCGCCGGGGTTACCTGGCAGGCCGGGATGAAGACCGGTTGGCCGATCTCGACGACGCGTTCCGCGATCCGGCCGTCCGCGCCGTGATCGCCACCCGCGGCGGTGCGGGCGCGTACCGCATCGCCGACGATCTCGACTTCGACGCGGTCCGGGCCGACCCCAAGCCGCTGGTCGGCTTCAGCGACATCACCGCCCTCCATCTCGCGCTCTGGCGGCACTGCGGGCTGGCGGGGATCCACGGTTTCGTGGCGGGTTCCCGTTCCGCGGCCGCGACCCGGCGGCTGCTGATGGACGGCGAGCCCGCCATCCTCCACCGCGATCCGCAGGCCATGACCGTCGCGGCCGAAGTGCCCGGCACCGCCACAGGTGACCTCGTCGGCGGGAATCTCGGCACCGTCGCCCACGCGGTCGGCGTCGGCCTGCCTTCGCTGGCAGGCGCCATCCTGTTCCTCGAAGCCGAGCGGACGATCGGCCTCGGGCAGGTCGACCGCCAGCTGACCCAGCTCATCCGGTCCGGCGCGCTCCACGGCGTACGAGGGATCGCGCTCGGCCGGTTTCCCGGCTTCGAGGACTACACCGATCGCGGCTGGACCCTCGTCGACGTCCTCAAGGACCGGGTGGGCGCGCTGGGCGTGCCGGTCCTCGGCGGAATCGACGTCGGACACGGCGCGGACCCGCTTTCCGTTCCGCTGGGACCGCTGGCCGTACTGGACACCGCCGCGGGCACGCTCACCGTCGCCCCGGCGGTCAGCTCACAAGACGCGGATCCACGGCTCCCCCGAGCCAAGCGCGAAGGACTCCGTTGAACAGCTCGGGATCCTCCACATTCCAGATGTGGTGCCTCCCCGGCACGAGCCGCGACCGCGTCTGGGGCGCGGCCCGCGCGATTGCCGCGAGGGATCGTCGCACCGCCGCGGAATCCTTCTCCCCCGCTGTCGCGAGCAGTGGCCCGGTATAGCGGCCCACCTCGGCGGGCACCCCGCCCGCGCACACCTCGGCGGCCATCGCGGACGCGGTTTCGCGGCGCACCGAGAGACCGTGTTCGACATACCGGGCGCGTGCATCTTCGGGAAGCCCGAAGACGGCGGCTTGGGCGCGCCAGTACCAGCGGGCTCGCGAGAATGCCGACTGCACCGCGCAGTACAAGCGCATCCCGGCGCCGGCGGGCGTGAGCGGCGCGCTGGTCAGGAACGCCGAACTCACCCGGTCCGGGTGCCGCGCCAGCACGCGCAAAGCCGTGAGTGCTCCGAGGGAGAGGCCGACGAGATCGAACGGACCGTCGACGCCGTACCCGGTCACTCTCGCGACGACGTCGTCCGCCACCGCGTCCAGGCCCGGCCAGCGCTCGCCGACCCGTTCGCCGAAGCCCGGCAAGTCCGGCGTGAGCACCGTCCGATCGCCGAACGCGGGCAGCTGCGCCTCCCACATCCAGTTCGCGACGTTGCCGCCGTGCAGCAGCACCACCGGCCGCTCCGTCGTGGCCGTCCCGGCGGAATGCACTTCGGGGAACGTGTTCACGCGAGCTCCTTCGCGAGCGCGTCGAGCCAGTCCAGTTCGACGCGCAGGTTCGCGATTCCGTAGTCCAGTGTGGACAGTCGCAGCCTGGCCGCCCGGTCGGGCGCGTCGGCGTCCGCCCGCGTCCGTTCGAATCGCTCCAGCCGCGCCCGGGTCGCCTCGCGGCGGGCAGTCAGGAGGGAGCGGAAGGCGTCGTCGTCGAGATCCGCACCGAAGAACACCCGCGCGAGGAACGGATCGCGTTCGACGTGCCGCTCGGGTTCGCTCGCCAGCCATTCGGCGAGCGCCGTCCGCCCCGCGACGGTGATGCGGTGTTCTTGCCGGTCCGGCGCCCCGGCGCCGGCGACGGTCTCGACCTCGGCGAGCCCGTCCGCGACGAGCCGGGCGAGGGTGCGATAGATCTGCGCCTTGTCCGCCACCCAGAAGTGCCCGACGGTCGATTCGAAATGACGTTTGAGGTCGTAGCCGGTCATGGGCGCGAGAGCGAGCAACCCCAGGATGAGGCGGGAAAGAACCATGTCACTAGTAGACTAGTCACCTATGGGACTTGTCAACTAGGCTAGGCCGAGCGCTGTTCCACAAACAGACGGAGCATCGTTCCGCTTTGTCAAACCCCCTTCGCCCGGGCCGCGAGCGCACGTGCGAGCGAGACCACCTCGGCCGAAAGTCCGGTCCAGTCATCGGAAGCCGTACCGAGGTAGCCCGCTCGCGCCCGCTGGAGCAGCGCGCGGCCGTCGCCGTCGAGCGTCGGCGCGACGGCCG is from Amycolatopsis lurida and encodes:
- a CDS encoding PadR family transcriptional regulator — translated: MVLSRLILGLLALAPMTGYDLKRHFESTVGHFWVADKAQIYRTLARLVADGLAEVETVAGAGAPDRQEHRITVAGRTALAEWLASEPERHVERDPFLARVFFGADLDDDAFRSLLTARREATRARLERFERTRADADAPDRAARLRLSTLDYGIANLRVELDWLDALAKELA
- a CDS encoding S66 peptidase family protein, with the protein product MTASRSTLIAPIPRPGDHVRLVSPASFPTREQVAETAAVLESWGLVVEIGTHALDRRGYLAGRDEDRLADLDDAFRDPAVRAVIATRGGAGAYRIADDLDFDAVRADPKPLVGFSDITALHLALWRHCGLAGIHGFVAGSRSAAATRRLLMDGEPAILHRDPQAMTVAAEVPGTATGDLVGGNLGTVAHAVGVGLPSLAGAILFLEAERTIGLGQVDRQLTQLIRSGALHGVRGIALGRFPGFEDYTDRGWTLVDVLKDRVGALGVPVLGGIDVGHGADPLSVPLGPLAVLDTAAGTLTVAPAVSSQDADPRLPRAKREGLR
- a CDS encoding alpha/beta fold hydrolase; the protein is MNTFPEVHSAGTATTERPVVLLHGGNVANWMWEAQLPAFGDRTVLTPDLPGFGERVGERWPGLDAVADDVVARVTGYGVDGPFDLVGLSLGALTALRVLARHPDRVSSAFLTSAPLTPAGAGMRLYCAVQSAFSRARWYWRAQAAVFGLPEDARARYVEHGLSVRRETASAMAAEVCAGGVPAEVGRYTGPLLATAGEKDSAAVRRSLAAIARAAPQTRSRLVPGRHHIWNVEDPELFNGVLRAWLGGAVDPRLVS